From a region of the Panicum virgatum strain AP13 chromosome 2K, P.virgatum_v5, whole genome shotgun sequence genome:
- the LOC120696024 gene encoding PR5-like receptor kinase has translation MICYDKLLCQRGSKNTPRIESFLKRQETSYPKRYTYSELRRMTKSFAHKLGQGGYGAVYKGNLPDGREIAVKILKDTEGDGEEFINEVASISKTSHVNIVTLLGFCLQGSKRALLYEYMPNGSLERYTFGNSSVREDNTLSWDKFFNVILGIARGLEYLHSGCNTRIVHFDIKPHNILLDQEFCPKISDFGLAKLYRPKESKISMVGMRGTIGYIAPEVFSRNYGTVSSKSDVYSFGMVVLEMVGARKQIDVSTDSSSKYFPQCLYGNLDQFCGTMDREISNGITEMVRKMTIVGLWCIQFNPADRPSMCKVLEMLESNAMDLRLPPKAF, from the coding sequence ATGATATGTTATGACAAATTATTGTGCCAAAGAGGGTCAAAAAATACGCCGAGGATTGAATCCTTCCTGAAAAGGCAGGAAACTTCATACCCCAAAAGGTATACTTACTCAGAGCTAAGAAGAATGACAAAATCTTTTGCTCATAAACTTGGCCAAGGTGGCTATGGAGCTGTATACAAAGGCAACCTACCTGATGGCCGCGAGATAGCAGTTAAGATACTTAAGGACACCGAGGGTGATGGTGAGGAATTTATAAATGAGGTGGCTAGCATCAGCAAAACATCTCATGTCAACATAGTTACTCTCTTAGGATTTTGCCTCCAAGGTTCAAAGAGAGCTCTTCTCTACGAGTACATGCCCAATGGTTCGCTCGAGCGATATACTTTTGGGAACAGCTCTGTTAGAGAAGACAACACTTTAAGCTGGGATAAATTTTTTAATGTCATTCTCGGAATAGCGCGAGGGTTGGAGTATCTCCACAGTGGTTGTAACACCCGCATTGTGCATTTCGATATCAAACCTCACAATATTCTTTTGGATCAAGAGTTTTGTCCAAAGATATCAGATTTTGGATTAGCAAAGTTATACCGGCCAAAGGAGAGCAAAATCTCCATGGTTGGGATGAGAGGTACGATAGGTTACATAGCACCCGAAGTATTCTCCAGAAATTATGGCACAGTGAGCAGCAAGTCTGATGTCTACAGTTTCGGGATGGTTGTTCTTGAGATGGTTGGGGCAAGAAAACAGATCGATGTTAGCACTGatagcagcagcaagtatttccCTCAATGCTTGTACGGTAATTTGGATCAGTTTTGTGGCACCATGGACCGTGAGATCAGCAATGGTATCACAGAGATGGTGAGGAAGATGACCATCGTTGGCTTGTGGTGCATTCAATTCAACCCTGCAGATCGGCCTTCCATGTGCAAAGTACTTGAGATGTTAGAGAGCAACGCTATGGACTTGCGATTGCCACCGAAGGCTTTCTGA